A section of the Malus sylvestris chromosome 17, drMalSylv7.2, whole genome shotgun sequence genome encodes:
- the LOC126609831 gene encoding squamosa promoter-binding protein 1-like has protein sequence MEGMSKLDSDKQMKEKPHVVVVVKKEEEEFDDELQVDRMKKGKRSLSSSSGGGGGAMRRCQADRCTADLSDEKKYHRKHKVCDLHSKSQVVLVSGLHQRFCQQCSRFHELSEFDDTKRSCRSRLSGHNERRRKNPAESHAVEGSSRNVGTRTQSTHKHFQIK, from the exons ATGGAGGGGATGAGTAAATTGGACTCGGACAAGCAGATGAAGGAGAAGCCgcatgtggtggtggtggtgaagaaggaggaggaggaatttGATGATGAGCTGCAAGTGGACAGGATGAAGAAAGGTAAGAGATCGTTGTCGTCATCatcaggaggaggaggaggtgcaATGAGACGGTGTCAGGCAGACAGGTGCACAGCTGATCTGAGCGATGAAAAGAAATATCACAGAAAGCAtaaggtttgtgaccttcattCCAAGTCTCAGGTTGTGCTTGTCTCTGGCCTCCACCAAAGGTTTTGCCAGCAATGCAGCAG ATTTCATGAGCTATCAGAATTTGACGACACCAAACGGAGCTGTCGTAGCCGTTTGTCAGGACACAATGAACGACGAAGGAAGAATCCAGCCGAGTCTCATGCTGTGGAAGGCTCAAGCCGCAATGTTGGTACAAGGACTCAGTCCACTCACAAGCACTTCCAAATCAAATAA